From Mytilus edulis chromosome 8, xbMytEdul2.2, whole genome shotgun sequence, one genomic window encodes:
- the LOC139484978 gene encoding uncharacterized protein isoform X1, with the protein MTVNAVTVISFTPVHVYNSRLERNEDMEQQERENFYRHSTLIVDDTNEVFQGLVDLHLTNESLNLIQFIENNQHDIYHLCYNNITCCSCPTKAKKPIGSPPSRILHPSQLDILFDINKKHPNHNAHNRAKHCCCPVSTKLKRDDLDLTLARCLLVNFSNVVPDHSKERYSLEKLIKFRNNTYGHATKGTVSNKEYCDNREEIEACIMILAKTCGREEDFRQKLKDAKVRTLDETICRQLQTSLLLSAQRETDIPAVIETAVEAAFEKFQGKHESTHADTKESQTRYERSPSKESLDRSFTEEHDILPDSFLHCLAYGLSVNWKDAAFGLQFNKNEIDEIKEENPSSIVVQATTMLIKWKRRRGIQPEMIDEICHALTECGRKDLSDTLKKKLGIYKSEKVNEEDSPTGLQSTGISRQISYRDEELEELETTEGQFIETSAFEEVKRVLMDKKMVFIKGENGSGKTSLGYHLYCDLIDNKTMDKDNICKNMTEFLNEYDLEETQVLFLDDVFGTLHFDKTEFRKWSELMERMPEDRKNENYAGCVTYMIFTSRSSLIEMINQKEYVGCMDQSYLVDIPSITKRLSVLEKKNIFSRFWSKYHKEGSAQPSFINNFQFPETKDFDFWFSAEVMARCSYGETFWKDPVNFLLKKLKDEIDSSTISLELCKKLISNNSKEKKCSDSHTLGCRFLKDERKLLKQHPEFFKYISPDQFEFQHTLMKDKIEIYLAGKGDLADAIRHLPLQHLMTAVLPKKGGHLLKKKEIELRLKNEHICHLIDRLIAEVLKGNVKDVSSHDVWNTDAWVIMLDNILKKESSDKIHTLLTIEDRNEGKNFLYWSALKHKRRLCEKLLRHIESCEQIEYKENLLSVTLVGACTIQKNISIVRELIKFGADVSFCNACRIEDTMRNDEKGIEYLTDEQHMCPLDVAISYGNISHVENLLNRGATISHCSWRQWEIIHKAFALGDMFVKQPVFLEAFLDVFSKYNADKQTISPCVEKSGFYVLFNEINESCDDLDHIFLTFAKYSVLSTTLLDAFLECKVDVNVTNRDKKNALHLLVDHSGLDICEKCKVIELLLLKGCDANMKAKQRQTPLSLAIRKQYKHPQILQTLLEGNADVNIKVGEGKSLLHVCIETAMPPNDAINIIRKLKDQNCDPYLVDKKGQSVIEILFQQDEINIDILSELCRHPLHTCLEYSKIPEERKLKIIRYLHGRGMDIDCRDEKEQTPLSTAITSCCSPSVIQCFLQLGASLNLKFGNDHSILQLFLRFHPDIDDLTIKEFVNQDVHLQSRNFLVIIADILKSSKNYHFVLKLILGQLSSESASFKSFFDDENRTFLHLTVMSVLTDRECKEVSEMFINNGVDVNHRTKGKIHALHLAIRNDKVRRTSTIIYLLEHSKLKEFNAKTFLSDIFDSGQICIEILSRAIDKKIINKSKPPKTKILHILAEKGLDNFYKNFPNTGTTTCPPSIESNLGLPHSQSVSSKMIDMVERNVTSNESQIIKCLLDCGFQINEKDGLGRTPLHKACYCKDQDISLISALCENGADTNAKDQDKNTPLHSCVASASEDLITLAVCKILLKYSAKVGKCNNKNRTPLLLAVKQETERIKTVTFLLNNNSDINVKDSKDESCLHYCIRKRTPDIDACKLLQILLESNPKLEHKNTLGLTALNLASTFNTFSRVSCIIRLLEKGAKVNSIDSFNRTPLFNVVRCLRGHDILLSLERIVRLAILFACHADPGYATQTNETVNDFETGDSVVKSMIREYPATEDKLVSFICTKLQAVSKNYSEHSQKQSFKFELKELKKEISGAITEAIGYLGEICFDNEEDDVCLSSDYCAQVAM; encoded by the exons aaatgaagATATGGAACAGCAAGAGCGAGAAAATTTTTATCGACATTCCACACTGATCGTAGATGATACAAATGAAGTTTTCCAGGGATTAGTTGATCTGCATTTAACTAATGAAAGCCTCAACCTTATCCAGTTCATCGAAAATAATCAGCATGACATTTATCATCTCTGTTATAACAACATCACCTGCTGTTCATGTCCAACCAAGGCAAAAAAACCAATAGGTTCCCCACCGAGTAGAATTCTACATCCCTCTCAGTTAGACATTCTTTTCGATATCAATAAAAAGCACCCAAACCACAACGCTCATAATCGGGCAAAGCATTGCTGCTGTCCCGTTAGTACTAAATTAAAACGGGATGATCTTGACCTAACACTTGCAAGATGTTTATTAGTAAACTTCTCTAATGTTGTACCGGATCATTCCAAAGAAAGATATTCGCTGGAGAAATTAATCAAGTTTAGAAACAACACGTATGGTCATGCAACGAAAGGAACAGTCTCCAATAAAGAGTACTGCGATAATAGGGAAGAAATTGAAGCATGCATTATGATTCTCGCTAAAACATGTGGAAGAGAAGAGGATTTTAGGCAGAAATTAAAAGATGCTAAAGTCAGAACTTTAGACGAAACAATATGTAGACAGCTCCAAACATCACTTTTGCTTTCTGCCCAGAGAGAGACG gACATACCGGCTGTGATAGAAACTGCTGTTGAAGCTgcttttgaaaagtttcaaggaAAACATGAAAGCACCCACGCAG ATACCAAAGAGTCGCAAACAAGATACGAACGAAGCCCAAGCAAAGAAAGTTTAGACCGCAGTTTTACAGAAGAACATG ATATTCTCCCTGATAGTTTTCTGCATTGTCTTGCGTATGGGTTGAGTGTTAACTGGAAAGATGCTGCCTTTGGACTGCAATTCAACAAAAATGAAATAGacgaaataaaagaagaaaatccATCGAGTATTGTAGTTCAAGCCACCACTATGCTAATTAAATGGAAAAGACGCAGAGGAATACAACCAGAAATGATCGACGAAATATGTCATGCTTTGACCGAGTGTGGAAGAAAAGACTTGAGTGACACTTTAAAAAAGAAGCTAG GTATTTATAAATCCGAGAAAGTAAATGAGGAAGATTCACCAACTGGTTTGCAATCAACTGGTATTTCAAGACAGATTTCTTATCGAG aTGAGGAACTGGAAGAGCTTGAGACTACTGAAGGACAATTTATTGAAACCAGTGCTTTTGAGGAAGTCAAAAGGGTGTTAATGGATAAGAAAATGGTATTCATAAAAGGTGAGAATGGATCGGGCAAGACAAGTCTCGGATATCATTTATATTGTGATTTAATAGATAACAAAACCATGGATAAGGATAACATTTGTAAGAATATGactgaatttttaaatgaatatgatCTTGAAGAAACACAAGTGTTATTTTTAGATGATGTATTTGGGACGCTACACTTTGATAAAACCGAGTTCCGCAAATGGTCAGAACTCATGGAACGGATGCCTGAAGATCGCAAAAACGAAAATTATGCTGGGTGTGTAACATACATGATTTTCACCTCGAGAAGCAGTTTGATTGAAATGATTAATCAAAAAGAATATGTTGGTTGTATGGATCAAAGTTATTTGGTTGACATTCCTTCTATCACAAAAAGGTTATCggttttagaaaagaaaaatatctTCAGTCGATTTTGGTCAAAATATCACAAAGAAGGGTCTGCTCAACCTTCCTTCATCAACAACTTTCAATTTCCAGAGACAAAAGATTTCGACTTTTGGTTCTCTGCTGAAGTGATGGCAAGATGCTCTTACGGAGAAACATTCTGGAAAGATCCTGTAAACTTCTtgctaaaaaaattaaaagatgaaatTGACAGCAGTACTATTTCACTCGAGCTTTgcaaaaaattaatttcaaataattccaaagaaaaaaaatgttctgaTTCACACACACTTGGTTGCAGGTTTTTAAAGGATGAACGAAAACTTCTTAAACAACATCCTGAATTTTTTAAGTATATCTCTCCAGACCAATTCGAGTTTCAGCACACATTGATGAAAGACAAAATTGAGATTTACCTAGCTGGAAAAGGTGATTTGGCAGATGCAATAAGACATTTGCCTCTTCAACATCTAATGACTGCTGTTTTACCGAAAAAAGGtggtcatttgttaaaaaaaaaagagatcgAACTTCGTTTGAAAAATGAACATATATGTCATTTAATAGATAGACTAATAGCAGAGGTTTTAAAAGGTAATGTCAAAGATGTATCATCACATGATGTTTGGAATACCGACGCTTGGGTTATCATGCTCGACAATATCTTGAAGAAGGAGTCATCTGACAAGATACACACATTGTTGACGATTGAAGACAGAAATGAAGGTAAAAACTTTCTTTACTGGAGCGCCCTGAAACATAAACGGCGACTGTGCGAGAAACTTCTACGGCATATTGAGAGTTGTGAACAAATAGAATATAAAGAAAATTTGCTTTCTGTGACCCTTGTTGGTGCATGTACAATACAAAAGAATATTTCAATCGTTAGGGAGCTAATCAAATTTGGTGCCGACGTCAGTTTCTGCAATGCTTGTCGAATAGAAGACACCATGCGAAATGATGAAAAGGGAATTGAATATTTAACAGATGAACAACACATGTGTCCTCTCGATGTAGCTATAAGTTATGGAAAcatttctcatgtagaaaatctgCTGAATCGTGGAGCTACTATATCTCATTGTTCCTGGCGACAGTGGGAAATAATTCATAAAGCATTTGCCCTTGGTGATATGTTTGTTAAACAACCAGTATTTCTTGAAGCTTTTTTGGATGTTTTTTCAAAGTACAATGCGGATAAGCAAACTATATCTCCCTGCGTCGAGAAGTCCGGATTTTATGTCCTTTTCAATGAAATCAATGAGTCGTGCGATGATTTAGACCATATATTCCTAACATTTGCCAAGTACAGTGTATTAAGTACTACTCTTTTGGATGCATTTCTTGAATGCAAAGTGGATGTAAATGTGACCAACAGAGACAAAAAGAACGCCTTACATTTACTTGTGGACCATTCGGGGCTTGATATATGTGAAAAATGTAAAGTAATAGAGTTACTATTACTGAAAGGATGCGATGCTAACATGAAAGCTAAACAGCGACAAACCCCACTGTCATTAGCCATAAGAAAACAGTATAAACATCCACAGATTCTGCAGACTCTTTTGGAAGGAAATGCTGATGTTAATATCAAAGTAGGAGAAGGAAAATCTTTGTTACATGTTTGTATAGAAACTGCAATGCCGCCAAATGATGCGATAAATATCATTAgaaaattgaaagatcaaaattGCGATCCATATTTGGTAGACAAAAAAGGTCAAAGCGTAATCGAAATCCTATTTCAACAGGACGAAATTAACATCGACATTTTAAGTGAACTTTGCCGTCATCCCCTCCATACTTGCCTTGAATACAGCAAAATACCAGaagaaagaaaattgaaaatcatcCGATATTTACATGGCAGAGGAATGGACATAGATTGTCGTGACGAGAAAGAACAAACCCCTTTATCGACTGCAATCACCTCATGTTGTAGTCCGTCAGTCATTCAATGCTTTCTCCAGCTGGGAGCTTCACTAAATCTTAAGTTTGGGAATGATCATTCCATATTGCAATTATTTCTGAGATTTCATCCTGACATAGACGATTTGACGATTAAAGAGTTTGTTAATCAAGATGTACATCTCCAGTCGAGAAATTTCTTGGTTATCATAGCGGATATTTTGAAAAGCAGCAAAAATTATCATTTCGTATTGAAACTCATTTTGGGCCAATTGTCGTCCGAATCAGCATCCTTTAAATCATTCTTTGATGACGAAAATAGAACATTTCTGCATCTGACCGTTATGTCAGTATTGACGGATAGGGAATGTAAAGAGGTTTCCGAAATGTTTATCAACAATGGAGTTGATGTAAATCACAGAACAAAAGGTAAAATTCATGCTCTACATTTGGCAATACGAAACGATAAAGTCAGAAGGACGAGCACTATTATATACCTGTTGGAGCATTCCAAGTTAAAGGAGTTTAATGCAAAAACATTCTTGTCAGATATTTTTGATAGTGGACAAATTTGTATAGAAATTTTATCCAGagcaattgacaaaaaaattatcaacaaatcTAAACCACCAAAAACTAAAATATTGCACATTCTAGCAGAAAAGGGGTTAGACAACTTTTATAAAAACTTTCCAAATACAGGTACCACGACTTGTCCCCCTTCTATAGAGTCAAATCTTGGACTTCCTCATTCCCAAAGCGTTAGTTCTAAAATGATAGATATGGTAGAACGCAACGTAACATCTAACGAATCGCagattataaaatgtttattgGATTGTGGGtttcaaataaatgaaaaagatGGCCTTGGAAGAACTCCGTTGCACAAAGCTTGCTATTGCAAAGATCAAGACATAAGTTTGATCAGTGCATTATGTGAAAATGGTGCAGATACAAATGCGAAGGATCAAGATAAAAACACGCCACTTCATTCATGTGTAGCCTCAGCATCCGAAGATCTGATTACTTTAGCTGTgtgcaaaattttattaaaatactcGGCAAAGGTTGGAAAATGTAACAACAAGAATAGAACCCCCTTGTTGCTTGCTGTTAAACAAGAGACAGAAAGAATAAAAACAGTGACATTTCTTTTAAACAACAATTCTGATATCAACGTTAAAGATAGCAAAGACGAAAGTTGTCTGCATTACTGCATACGAAAACGAACGCCAGATATTGATGCTTGTAAACTGTTACAAATTCTATTGGAAAGCAATCCCAAATTAGAACATAAGAATACTCTTGGTTTGACGGCTTTAAATCTGGCATCCACATTTAACACATTTAGTCGAGTTTCATGCATAATTCGACTTCTTGAAAAGGGGGCGAAAGTAAATTCTATTGATTCGTTCAATCGCACCCCACTTTTCAATGTTGTTCGTTGTTTGCGAGGTCATGATATCCTGTTATCTCTTGAAAGAATAGTTAGACTTGCTATTTTATTTGCGTGCCATGCAGATCCGGGGTATGCAACTCAAACCAACGAGACAGTAAACGATTTTGAAACCGGAGATTCCGTAGTAAAAAGTATGATAAGAGAATACCCTGCAACAGAAGACAAACTTGTGTCATTTATCTGTACAAAGCTTCAAGCAGTCTCAAAAAATTACTCAGAGCATTCacaaaaacaaagttttaaatttgaattgaaGGAGTTAAAGAAAGAAATCTCTGGGGCTATTACCGAGGCAATCGGATATTTAGGCGAAATTTGCTTTGATAATGAGGAAGACGATGTTTGTCTTAGCAGTGATTATTGTGCACAAGTAGCAATGTAG
- the LOC139484978 gene encoding uncharacterized protein isoform X2 — MEQQERENFYRHSTLIVDDTNEVFQGLVDLHLTNESLNLIQFIENNQHDIYHLCYNNITCCSCPTKAKKPIGSPPSRILHPSQLDILFDINKKHPNHNAHNRAKHCCCPVSTKLKRDDLDLTLARCLLVNFSNVVPDHSKERYSLEKLIKFRNNTYGHATKGTVSNKEYCDNREEIEACIMILAKTCGREEDFRQKLKDAKVRTLDETICRQLQTSLLLSAQRETDIPAVIETAVEAAFEKFQGKHESTHADTKESQTRYERSPSKESLDRSFTEEHDILPDSFLHCLAYGLSVNWKDAAFGLQFNKNEIDEIKEENPSSIVVQATTMLIKWKRRRGIQPEMIDEICHALTECGRKDLSDTLKKKLGIYKSEKVNEEDSPTGLQSTGISRQISYRDEELEELETTEGQFIETSAFEEVKRVLMDKKMVFIKGENGSGKTSLGYHLYCDLIDNKTMDKDNICKNMTEFLNEYDLEETQVLFLDDVFGTLHFDKTEFRKWSELMERMPEDRKNENYAGCVTYMIFTSRSSLIEMINQKEYVGCMDQSYLVDIPSITKRLSVLEKKNIFSRFWSKYHKEGSAQPSFINNFQFPETKDFDFWFSAEVMARCSYGETFWKDPVNFLLKKLKDEIDSSTISLELCKKLISNNSKEKKCSDSHTLGCRFLKDERKLLKQHPEFFKYISPDQFEFQHTLMKDKIEIYLAGKGDLADAIRHLPLQHLMTAVLPKKGGHLLKKKEIELRLKNEHICHLIDRLIAEVLKGNVKDVSSHDVWNTDAWVIMLDNILKKESSDKIHTLLTIEDRNEGKNFLYWSALKHKRRLCEKLLRHIESCEQIEYKENLLSVTLVGACTIQKNISIVRELIKFGADVSFCNACRIEDTMRNDEKGIEYLTDEQHMCPLDVAISYGNISHVENLLNRGATISHCSWRQWEIIHKAFALGDMFVKQPVFLEAFLDVFSKYNADKQTISPCVEKSGFYVLFNEINESCDDLDHIFLTFAKYSVLSTTLLDAFLECKVDVNVTNRDKKNALHLLVDHSGLDICEKCKVIELLLLKGCDANMKAKQRQTPLSLAIRKQYKHPQILQTLLEGNADVNIKVGEGKSLLHVCIETAMPPNDAINIIRKLKDQNCDPYLVDKKGQSVIEILFQQDEINIDILSELCRHPLHTCLEYSKIPEERKLKIIRYLHGRGMDIDCRDEKEQTPLSTAITSCCSPSVIQCFLQLGASLNLKFGNDHSILQLFLRFHPDIDDLTIKEFVNQDVHLQSRNFLVIIADILKSSKNYHFVLKLILGQLSSESASFKSFFDDENRTFLHLTVMSVLTDRECKEVSEMFINNGVDVNHRTKGKIHALHLAIRNDKVRRTSTIIYLLEHSKLKEFNAKTFLSDIFDSGQICIEILSRAIDKKIINKSKPPKTKILHILAEKGLDNFYKNFPNTGTTTCPPSIESNLGLPHSQSVSSKMIDMVERNVTSNESQIIKCLLDCGFQINEKDGLGRTPLHKACYCKDQDISLISALCENGADTNAKDQDKNTPLHSCVASASEDLITLAVCKILLKYSAKVGKCNNKNRTPLLLAVKQETERIKTVTFLLNNNSDINVKDSKDESCLHYCIRKRTPDIDACKLLQILLESNPKLEHKNTLGLTALNLASTFNTFSRVSCIIRLLEKGAKVNSIDSFNRTPLFNVVRCLRGHDILLSLERIVRLAILFACHADPGYATQTNETVNDFETGDSVVKSMIREYPATEDKLVSFICTKLQAVSKNYSEHSQKQSFKFELKELKKEISGAITEAIGYLGEICFDNEEDDVCLSSDYCAQVAM, encoded by the exons ATGGAACAGCAAGAGCGAGAAAATTTTTATCGACATTCCACACTGATCGTAGATGATACAAATGAAGTTTTCCAGGGATTAGTTGATCTGCATTTAACTAATGAAAGCCTCAACCTTATCCAGTTCATCGAAAATAATCAGCATGACATTTATCATCTCTGTTATAACAACATCACCTGCTGTTCATGTCCAACCAAGGCAAAAAAACCAATAGGTTCCCCACCGAGTAGAATTCTACATCCCTCTCAGTTAGACATTCTTTTCGATATCAATAAAAAGCACCCAAACCACAACGCTCATAATCGGGCAAAGCATTGCTGCTGTCCCGTTAGTACTAAATTAAAACGGGATGATCTTGACCTAACACTTGCAAGATGTTTATTAGTAAACTTCTCTAATGTTGTACCGGATCATTCCAAAGAAAGATATTCGCTGGAGAAATTAATCAAGTTTAGAAACAACACGTATGGTCATGCAACGAAAGGAACAGTCTCCAATAAAGAGTACTGCGATAATAGGGAAGAAATTGAAGCATGCATTATGATTCTCGCTAAAACATGTGGAAGAGAAGAGGATTTTAGGCAGAAATTAAAAGATGCTAAAGTCAGAACTTTAGACGAAACAATATGTAGACAGCTCCAAACATCACTTTTGCTTTCTGCCCAGAGAGAGACG gACATACCGGCTGTGATAGAAACTGCTGTTGAAGCTgcttttgaaaagtttcaaggaAAACATGAAAGCACCCACGCAG ATACCAAAGAGTCGCAAACAAGATACGAACGAAGCCCAAGCAAAGAAAGTTTAGACCGCAGTTTTACAGAAGAACATG ATATTCTCCCTGATAGTTTTCTGCATTGTCTTGCGTATGGGTTGAGTGTTAACTGGAAAGATGCTGCCTTTGGACTGCAATTCAACAAAAATGAAATAGacgaaataaaagaagaaaatccATCGAGTATTGTAGTTCAAGCCACCACTATGCTAATTAAATGGAAAAGACGCAGAGGAATACAACCAGAAATGATCGACGAAATATGTCATGCTTTGACCGAGTGTGGAAGAAAAGACTTGAGTGACACTTTAAAAAAGAAGCTAG GTATTTATAAATCCGAGAAAGTAAATGAGGAAGATTCACCAACTGGTTTGCAATCAACTGGTATTTCAAGACAGATTTCTTATCGAG aTGAGGAACTGGAAGAGCTTGAGACTACTGAAGGACAATTTATTGAAACCAGTGCTTTTGAGGAAGTCAAAAGGGTGTTAATGGATAAGAAAATGGTATTCATAAAAGGTGAGAATGGATCGGGCAAGACAAGTCTCGGATATCATTTATATTGTGATTTAATAGATAACAAAACCATGGATAAGGATAACATTTGTAAGAATATGactgaatttttaaatgaatatgatCTTGAAGAAACACAAGTGTTATTTTTAGATGATGTATTTGGGACGCTACACTTTGATAAAACCGAGTTCCGCAAATGGTCAGAACTCATGGAACGGATGCCTGAAGATCGCAAAAACGAAAATTATGCTGGGTGTGTAACATACATGATTTTCACCTCGAGAAGCAGTTTGATTGAAATGATTAATCAAAAAGAATATGTTGGTTGTATGGATCAAAGTTATTTGGTTGACATTCCTTCTATCACAAAAAGGTTATCggttttagaaaagaaaaatatctTCAGTCGATTTTGGTCAAAATATCACAAAGAAGGGTCTGCTCAACCTTCCTTCATCAACAACTTTCAATTTCCAGAGACAAAAGATTTCGACTTTTGGTTCTCTGCTGAAGTGATGGCAAGATGCTCTTACGGAGAAACATTCTGGAAAGATCCTGTAAACTTCTtgctaaaaaaattaaaagatgaaatTGACAGCAGTACTATTTCACTCGAGCTTTgcaaaaaattaatttcaaataattccaaagaaaaaaaatgttctgaTTCACACACACTTGGTTGCAGGTTTTTAAAGGATGAACGAAAACTTCTTAAACAACATCCTGAATTTTTTAAGTATATCTCTCCAGACCAATTCGAGTTTCAGCACACATTGATGAAAGACAAAATTGAGATTTACCTAGCTGGAAAAGGTGATTTGGCAGATGCAATAAGACATTTGCCTCTTCAACATCTAATGACTGCTGTTTTACCGAAAAAAGGtggtcatttgttaaaaaaaaaagagatcgAACTTCGTTTGAAAAATGAACATATATGTCATTTAATAGATAGACTAATAGCAGAGGTTTTAAAAGGTAATGTCAAAGATGTATCATCACATGATGTTTGGAATACCGACGCTTGGGTTATCATGCTCGACAATATCTTGAAGAAGGAGTCATCTGACAAGATACACACATTGTTGACGATTGAAGACAGAAATGAAGGTAAAAACTTTCTTTACTGGAGCGCCCTGAAACATAAACGGCGACTGTGCGAGAAACTTCTACGGCATATTGAGAGTTGTGAACAAATAGAATATAAAGAAAATTTGCTTTCTGTGACCCTTGTTGGTGCATGTACAATACAAAAGAATATTTCAATCGTTAGGGAGCTAATCAAATTTGGTGCCGACGTCAGTTTCTGCAATGCTTGTCGAATAGAAGACACCATGCGAAATGATGAAAAGGGAATTGAATATTTAACAGATGAACAACACATGTGTCCTCTCGATGTAGCTATAAGTTATGGAAAcatttctcatgtagaaaatctgCTGAATCGTGGAGCTACTATATCTCATTGTTCCTGGCGACAGTGGGAAATAATTCATAAAGCATTTGCCCTTGGTGATATGTTTGTTAAACAACCAGTATTTCTTGAAGCTTTTTTGGATGTTTTTTCAAAGTACAATGCGGATAAGCAAACTATATCTCCCTGCGTCGAGAAGTCCGGATTTTATGTCCTTTTCAATGAAATCAATGAGTCGTGCGATGATTTAGACCATATATTCCTAACATTTGCCAAGTACAGTGTATTAAGTACTACTCTTTTGGATGCATTTCTTGAATGCAAAGTGGATGTAAATGTGACCAACAGAGACAAAAAGAACGCCTTACATTTACTTGTGGACCATTCGGGGCTTGATATATGTGAAAAATGTAAAGTAATAGAGTTACTATTACTGAAAGGATGCGATGCTAACATGAAAGCTAAACAGCGACAAACCCCACTGTCATTAGCCATAAGAAAACAGTATAAACATCCACAGATTCTGCAGACTCTTTTGGAAGGAAATGCTGATGTTAATATCAAAGTAGGAGAAGGAAAATCTTTGTTACATGTTTGTATAGAAACTGCAATGCCGCCAAATGATGCGATAAATATCATTAgaaaattgaaagatcaaaattGCGATCCATATTTGGTAGACAAAAAAGGTCAAAGCGTAATCGAAATCCTATTTCAACAGGACGAAATTAACATCGACATTTTAAGTGAACTTTGCCGTCATCCCCTCCATACTTGCCTTGAATACAGCAAAATACCAGaagaaagaaaattgaaaatcatcCGATATTTACATGGCAGAGGAATGGACATAGATTGTCGTGACGAGAAAGAACAAACCCCTTTATCGACTGCAATCACCTCATGTTGTAGTCCGTCAGTCATTCAATGCTTTCTCCAGCTGGGAGCTTCACTAAATCTTAAGTTTGGGAATGATCATTCCATATTGCAATTATTTCTGAGATTTCATCCTGACATAGACGATTTGACGATTAAAGAGTTTGTTAATCAAGATGTACATCTCCAGTCGAGAAATTTCTTGGTTATCATAGCGGATATTTTGAAAAGCAGCAAAAATTATCATTTCGTATTGAAACTCATTTTGGGCCAATTGTCGTCCGAATCAGCATCCTTTAAATCATTCTTTGATGACGAAAATAGAACATTTCTGCATCTGACCGTTATGTCAGTATTGACGGATAGGGAATGTAAAGAGGTTTCCGAAATGTTTATCAACAATGGAGTTGATGTAAATCACAGAACAAAAGGTAAAATTCATGCTCTACATTTGGCAATACGAAACGATAAAGTCAGAAGGACGAGCACTATTATATACCTGTTGGAGCATTCCAAGTTAAAGGAGTTTAATGCAAAAACATTCTTGTCAGATATTTTTGATAGTGGACAAATTTGTATAGAAATTTTATCCAGagcaattgacaaaaaaattatcaacaaatcTAAACCACCAAAAACTAAAATATTGCACATTCTAGCAGAAAAGGGGTTAGACAACTTTTATAAAAACTTTCCAAATACAGGTACCACGACTTGTCCCCCTTCTATAGAGTCAAATCTTGGACTTCCTCATTCCCAAAGCGTTAGTTCTAAAATGATAGATATGGTAGAACGCAACGTAACATCTAACGAATCGCagattataaaatgtttattgGATTGTGGGtttcaaataaatgaaaaagatGGCCTTGGAAGAACTCCGTTGCACAAAGCTTGCTATTGCAAAGATCAAGACATAAGTTTGATCAGTGCATTATGTGAAAATGGTGCAGATACAAATGCGAAGGATCAAGATAAAAACACGCCACTTCATTCATGTGTAGCCTCAGCATCCGAAGATCTGATTACTTTAGCTGTgtgcaaaattttattaaaatactcGGCAAAGGTTGGAAAATGTAACAACAAGAATAGAACCCCCTTGTTGCTTGCTGTTAAACAAGAGACAGAAAGAATAAAAACAGTGACATTTCTTTTAAACAACAATTCTGATATCAACGTTAAAGATAGCAAAGACGAAAGTTGTCTGCATTACTGCATACGAAAACGAACGCCAGATATTGATGCTTGTAAACTGTTACAAATTCTATTGGAAAGCAATCCCAAATTAGAACATAAGAATACTCTTGGTTTGACGGCTTTAAATCTGGCATCCACATTTAACACATTTAGTCGAGTTTCATGCATAATTCGACTTCTTGAAAAGGGGGCGAAAGTAAATTCTATTGATTCGTTCAATCGCACCCCACTTTTCAATGTTGTTCGTTGTTTGCGAGGTCATGATATCCTGTTATCTCTTGAAAGAATAGTTAGACTTGCTATTTTATTTGCGTGCCATGCAGATCCGGGGTATGCAACTCAAACCAACGAGACAGTAAACGATTTTGAAACCGGAGATTCCGTAGTAAAAAGTATGATAAGAGAATACCCTGCAACAGAAGACAAACTTGTGTCATTTATCTGTACAAAGCTTCAAGCAGTCTCAAAAAATTACTCAGAGCATTCacaaaaacaaagttttaaatttgaattgaaGGAGTTAAAGAAAGAAATCTCTGGGGCTATTACCGAGGCAATCGGATATTTAGGCGAAATTTGCTTTGATAATGAGGAAGACGATGTTTGTCTTAGCAGTGATTATTGTGCACAAGTAGCAATGTAG